The Rhea pennata isolate bPtePen1 chromosome 5, bPtePen1.pri, whole genome shotgun sequence nucleotide sequence TCGAATCTCACTTAAGGAGAGAAAGTTTCAGAAGTTCATAGCCAAGAACAGGactttattacagaaaaactgTCTAAAAGGGACTAATCCCAAATGAGCAATCAATTATTATTGGCGGAGCAGAGCTACCttcatagaaaaataagaaaggacaTTTAGACAAAGGTCATTTTGAAACAGTGGAAAGGATTTAATCTATTTGAGCAatcattacagaaaattattaCAGAACACTTTACAAATTGTATTGTGCAGTGcttaaacacaagaaaacaacaacCAGAGAGAATTTTCCCCATATACCTGACTACACTAAAGTAATTGTATTATGAAATTAAACTTTCAAGGTAACTAAAGTTAGCCTACCCATAGTGAATTTTCTGGGTGAGAGTCTAAAGGAGGCTTGAGAAGAGAAGAACTTATTGATGTCATTAATAGCATGATAATTACTAACAGTAGATGTGttatttttaccaaaaaaatgtttcccaaTGTTAGTGATCAGGAGAAACAAAGTATAGAATACATGAAGTAGCATACTTGCTGagtaattttgctttgaaatttgaaCAAAATGAACACTCTAAACAACAATCTAACTAGATGAACAATCTAAAAATAAACCATGATGAAAGACGCTTCTTAATACAATTACTTGATACTTCTATAGAAAGCTTGTATTTACAAATGAAAGGAATACTTAGAATTGTCATAACTAATAACTCTTGGTGCATTAAGACACTCTCACTCgcttttcaccttttctttgcTCAGTTTCAAGGAATTAAAACTTTGTAAACTAAGTAATTAAGGTAAAGAGATAGTCCCCATCCCATTGTGACTAATATCAGCCAAATGTGAAATTTCAGGAGGGAAGGGCATAAGAATTGTTATGCTAAGCTAGGAAATCAGGCCAAAATGTTACGACCGGATCTGGGCCCTGGCTCTGGCACGTAGAAGCACAACTCAAGGGTGGCAGaaaagtattctgaaaaattctgaCAGAAGCATTCGGAAGAGCATTCTGCCCGCAGGCCCTGCCCCAGTGTCCTCGGGCAGtggagcagggcaggagcaggggtAAGCCTGGCAAGCGCTCTGCTTCTGGCTCAGGGTGGTGGTGGAGTCCTGGGCGCCTGTGCGCGGTGGTGGCCCCAGGTCTCCCCGCCGCCTCGCCTGGGGAAGGGACGCCTTCCCGCGTGGGGAATCAGCCTATAGCAGTCCCTCTTGGGAGTTTCGTTTTCCTTTAACTAGTTCTGGCCATTGCTGAAACTAATTTGCTAGTAGCTAATCACCACACCTGTGTCCTTCTCCGACTGATTCTCCATCGCTATGTGTCCTTGTCACCACCAGTGAGCTgctatttatttgctttttctcttctgtaaatgACCCTGTAACTTTctcacacatacatacaaaaagcGCAGCTATTCagctataattaaaaaatctccAAGATGAATGATGCCATTGGTAAGATCTATGGTCTTGCTGTTAGCGTTTACGACCAGAAAAATCGTTTCCCATTCACCGGGGCTGGCTGGTGTTAGGAGAACCTTCTGCGGCCGTTCTGTGACCTCACCCGGACATTGTGACTCCGAGGAGAGGAAACTCGTTGCATTGGTGACCAGCGCTGTGTCACCTCGGGCTCGGATTGCACCGGCTCTCACCTGAGAACAGATCAGATTCTGGGCAGAAGACCCTCAAATGTACCAGACAGTAGTGCCAGTCTTCTGGTAagagttttcctttcctttgaatTAATGTTCCAGCCTCTACAGTTTCATACAAGAAAGTCAAATTTGAGTATTGATAGTCTTAACACAGATTAGGACAAAACGAGTATACTGACCTTCTATCTTGTACAGATTTGGACTTGTCTACTGCCAAATTCCCTTTACAATGTGTAATAAAATGTGGCCTGTAAACATGTCTGCACTTAATAATGCCTCAAATTGAGTATTCATTCATCCTAGCAACTAATGTTGGTGCCAAAGTTGGTTCACTGCTTATTATTCTTGTATGATTTATACAGAAGACTCAGTGACCTTTTAGGCTCCTTCCCTAGGAGGCTAAAAGCAAATTGTGATAGAAGAGGCTTTTTGATAAAGGTTTGAGCAGAACTAACACTTACATGCACTTTGAAATCTTTTCATTCTGGGAGATTGCTCAGGGAAGATAATCACTTGTAGAGattctgaaatttatttaacTTACACAGAGCCGTGTGTGGTagacagagaggaagaaaaagagcatttcccCAAGGACAGGGTATTTTTACTGGTTTTATTTCCCTAGATTCTGCAGAATTCTCTCAACTGGTCCAGTCATTAGAGGCCATCATAGGGTTGTATCTGGATATAGAATAAAATGTTGCATAAAACAGTTGCATAAAACACTTGAACCAGATGACTATTGTCAGCTTTGATTTTATTGCTAAAGTTTGTAAATTTTTCTTCTAGTCTAGCTCAAACAATTGCGGCAGCTCAGATATTTGCTTGCTTGTGGTACTGGCTAACATTCCTCTCCAATTTCAATCTGATTATCCTGATGTGGGTTGAATCTGAGACACTTTCTtagatctttcttttcaaacaacAGCCATGTTTTAAATTCCCTAGTCACTAGCCCTTACTGTTGCAGCATCTTCCTCTGGAGAACCGCTGCTGCCGTGCTCCATCGTAGTCAGAAACCAAGGATGGTTTCCAGAAGTTTGGATACCACAGCAAGAGATGGGAGACCACAGTGCGGCTCTCTGCTTTGCCGAAGATGTTTGTGGGATTTGATACAGGTCACTGGGTCAGCCTCAATTTCCTCTCGGTAACATGTTTTTATctcaaagaagcagaaataagaaagtGCTCAGGTGCTACCGCATTGTGATCCGTGTAAAAGTCTTAACACAAATATTGCAAACTCCGCAGGTTTGAAAAACCCACAGTATTGTCTTACTGCTTTGAAACTATCCTACAGAGCAGGGTCTTGCAAATTAGCAAAGTTCTTGTGGTATTTTATAGCTAGAGATTTTAGAATTGTATCGGTGGGATTATTATTTATACACATTATAACACCAGCTCAGGTTGCTAGTCACAGACACCCATGGTGCTTGTGACCATGCAAAAGTAGGGTAAAAAGGCAGGCCCCGCCTCAAAAAACCGTAGGGTCTAAGAGGTGACAGGAGGTGACCAGCGAGGGGGCAGGGTGGCAGCGCTGGCCGGCCCAGCAGGGAGGCCCGTGCGCACTGCTCTCCGCGCGCGCGGAGCCCTTCGCAGGCAGGAGCGGCAACACGGGGACGGCACAAAGCTCTCGTGGGGAAACGTAGGAGGGAATTTCTGACCTGAAGCAGCAGTCGGCCCCTAATGACACGCAAGAGGTGGTACGCAGGATGGGTACAGGATTAAAATGCTCACCAGCAGACGGCAAGCGTGACAGGAGTGATAGAAGTTCATTGCACTTCAGCTGAATTTGTTTTACGGCTTTGTATGTTACAGTAATACGTTAAAAGGGTGCATTTGGCATAAAGAGCCATAGTGGTGCTCAGTTTGACCTGTCCCTTTAGATGTTATTATATACGTTCAGACGTGGAATGgagcaaaatattaaaacagactGGAAGCGGGTCTTCTCACTGTACAGGAAAATGGTTAGGTTTCAACGTCTGGCAGGTCTCAGCTTTCGAGGGCGGCACCATGCTCGCAGCCAGGTGGGACCGTTGGGTTTCCGGAGCTCCAACGAGCCGCGGGCCACGTGCTGAAGCAGACCGCGCTCCCGCGCTGCTcgtttcttttgcttttcattgcGTTTATCCACACAGACCGTGCGCTCTACAAAATCTTAGCTCACTGTAAACGATGTTTGCAAAACCTGTGGTGCAGCGTGACTACTAACTTCTCATGAGCAAACGGGGCTTAATTTGGTACATGCACTCCCCTGGGCTAttcccctctctgctcccccTCCGCAGGGGGAGCGCGCGCCCGCGGGCGGCTTTGGCCCAAGGCTCAGGGCAGGGCCGGGTGGCTTTCGGGGGGCACCGGCCAGGCCCTGCTCCGTGGGGCGAGCGGGCGCCTGGGGGCGGGAGCGCTGCCTGCACCACGGCCCCAGGGAgagcccgggcccgggcccaCCCGCACCACCGACCCGCTGCGCGGCACCGCCTCCGGCGCCAGCACCCATAACATGGCAGCTGAGGCGCTGCCAGGCGCGGGGCGGTGCCAGGCGCGGGGGGCGGTGCCGGACGCGGGGGCGGTGCCAGGCGCGGGGGGCGGTGCCAGGCGCGGGGGCGGTGCCAGGCGCGGGGGGCGGTGCCAGGCGCGGGGGGCGGTGCCGGACGCGGGGGCGGTGCCAGGCGCGGGGGGCGGTGCCAGGCGCGGGGGCGGTGCCAGGCGCGGGGGCGgtgccgggcgcggggggcggtgCCAGGCGCGGGGGGCGGTGCCAGGCGCGGGGGCGGTGCCAGGCGCGGGGGGCGgtgccgggcgcggggcggtgccgggcgcggggggcggtgccgggcgcggggcggtgccgggcgcggggggcggtgCCGGACGCGGGGGCGGTGCCAGGCGCGGGGGGCGGTGCCAGGCGCGGGGCGGTACCAGGCGCGGGGGGCGGTGCCAGGCGCGGGGGGCGGTGCCGGACGCGGGGGCGGTGCCAGGCGCGGGGGGCGGTGCCAGGCGCGGGGCGGTACCAGGCGCGGGGGGCGGTGCCAGGCGCGGGGGGCGGTGCCGGTGCGGGGGCGGTGCCGGTGCGGGGGCGGTGCCGGACGCGGGGGCGGTGCCGGCCCGGGGCGGTGCCAGGCGCGGGGGCGGTGCCAGGCGCGGGGGCGGTGCcggcccggggggcggggccggcgcggggcggggcggggccaggcggggGCGGCATGATCGGCACGGTGCTGTGCTACGTGCtgctgccggcggcgcggctccTGCGGGCCCTGCGaggtgagcggcggcgcgggccgccccgcggggccgcggcggcggcgggagagGGCCGGTGGGGCCGCGCCGTGCGGCGCTGGCGGCCGGCGCCTCGGGCCGGCCCTGGAGAGCCGtcgcgggcgcgcgcggccgctctgcggcgcccgggccgcccgggcgcgggcagggccgcgggcaggggcgcgggcgcgggcgctgccccggcaGGGGGAaggcgccgccggcggcgcTGGGTCGCGGCCGTGCGCGAGGGAGCGCGGGGTCTGCCGCGGCTgcggccgcctccgccggggctgcgggcgctgccgcTGCGGAGCCCCGGGCGTTCAGCCGCCGGCGCGCTGCGGCCCCGGGCCGCTCTGCAGGCGGCCGGCCGCGaccccgccgcgcccggggacccccggggaccccccggGACGGAggcggccggcgctgcgcggccctGCGCGGGCCGGTAAAGCTGCCCTCCCGCCTGAGGCCGTTGTGCGGTGCGCCGGGGCGTAGCGCCGGGCTAGCTGCCTCTCCCGGGATTCAGCTCCTCTCCTGTAACAGCCACCTCTTTAGTGATGGCACGTAAAGACTTTGCGTTGAGGCACTTGTGTTTCCGAGATTTGTGAGCTCAACTGCAGAACTGCGAAGTGGAATATGGCACTTCGTGGTGCATTTCTGCTGTGTACAGACAGCTTTGACACAGGAGACACCGGTGGAAGCgttcacagctgctgctgacctCCGGTGTTGGTGTTCTGGGTGACCGGCTCTTGCAGGCATACAGGGCAGGAAAAACGTGATGTGTAGATAGCAGAAACTGCTGGTCAACAGTAGGAACTATATCTGCGCAGGATCCATAGCAAAATATCAATGCCATGACCTTTCCTGTAGGTACAAGTGGAAAGATTCTCTTTTTCAACTTTACCTCAGCAACACTAGAGTGCTAGGTGaaccacagattttttttattgtctacCATAGATGTCAGTCATCAGCTGGTCTCTAATTCTTCCTATCAGGACTCCTTCTGTGGTTATATTCTGTCCCAGTGAACTTTTTAACTTTATccctctgctgcttttatttttaatttttttaattaaaggacAATCTTTATAGTACATATCAGTGATACTACGGCTGCGAGacctgggcctcttcagcctggggaagagaagcctgaggggggatctgatcaatgtggacaagtgcctgaagggagggtgtcaaggggacggggacaaactcttttcagttgtcccgtgtgacaggacaagaggcaaagggcagaaattgaagcacaggaagttctgcctgaccatgagggggaatttcttccctgtgagagtgacggagccctggaccaggttgccccgagaggttgtggagtctccttctctggagatcttcaagggcagcctggatgcagctgtgtctaccatgctgtaggtgaccctgctgagcagggaggttggactagatgatctccagaggtcccttccaaccttactgattctgtgattctatgtttAACAACTGTTTTCCATCCTTTTAGCTTCCCTACTAAATACCTGGGAAGAAACTTGCTTCAAAATTTCTGAGAAGTAGTCACCTGCAAGAGCTTTGCTTCTTAACCCATGCGTCCGCTGAAGCTAATTTCTGCAGGCTGTAGCTTTAGATATGTCGTTGAGGGCTCATACAATTTTCACAATGCTTTTTAGCTTGGCTGACTGGCTGTGGTGCTGTCTGTGCTCGAACTGCATTCGTTAGGGCTGGTAAAGCAGTTTTTTGTTGTCCTGTACAGTTTCAGTGACTTTGACTAACATAGCTGGAGTTGGACTGTGGCTTATCGTTCTGTAAGAGGCGGGTAAGTTACTTGGGCtgtaactgtttttctttagagaaatcATTTGTTTTGGTTGCTACATTAAATGGTTCTATGGTATTGAGTTGCAGCaatgcttaaagaaaaacagtggatgagaaaaatcaacacagaactgattttttttttttttttttttttaatgtggggCAGATGCTTTCTTTATCTGTCGAAAGAATGTGCTTCTGGCGAAGAGCGCGTCCACCCAGGTAGAGGGCCTCTTTGCTGCAACTGAAGGAAGGTCGGTCCCGGAAGAGCAAGAAGCCCTGCTCCAGCAGTGgctggaggaaggagcagggaatTTACCAGCCAGTGAGAGTGCTCCAGCAGTGGGGAAAGTATTGGCCACACTCGCTAGTGACTGGTTAGAAGGTTCAGAGCTATTGATGACTAGCCTTAGTGACCTGAATTCCGCTCCAGAAGTGACGTGGTGTGCTGGTCAGCAGCTCACAGAGCTGCACACCTTGGCATCTTCAGAACCACAAGATCATGCAGTGGCTGAACTGGGAAAACTACCAGCAGAGGAAACAGTGGCTGTAGTAGGCAGTGCCCCTTGGGCAGCCGTAGTGCCACAGGCGGATCACCAGATAGTTGGCTGTGCTGCTGTAGATGTAGAAGGGCAGAATGAAGACCCAGCTGTGCTGGCATGGAGCTTAGCACATGATGCAGAGATAGTGCCGGTGGTGCCCCCAGCCTGGACCGTTCAGGATGTGGAACAATTTCCACCTCTTCCGACAGAGGTACCCTACCACGGTCAGTAGTAACAACTCTGAATCTAATGTTTGCTTTGGGATTTGCATTTGTAATGAACCTTATCAGGTTTTTGTATGTGTCTGGGCAAGATGAGTAGTTCTGGGCTTGCTGTCAGTGAGACATTAATTGTATCTGTCCATATAGAATTGACAGGAACTGCTAGTGAAAACTATAACGTGAGTTTTTGCTGAGGGAGAGCTGGTCGCAGCTAGGGTTCTCTATGCTGTTAGATTGTTGGTCATTGATGTGCTCATTTCCCAGGAGCTGTGCCTAAGTGCTGACCTCCTATTACAAAAAGTACCCCCAAATGTGATTGAGTTTTTCAGTATGCTTGACTCCAGTCTTCTGTTATCCCATCCTCATTGACAGCTATCCagaagagtcaaaaaaaaaaaccccacccaaAACGCAGTCTGAGTGAGAGTTTGCTTGAAGGCCAGAACACCCTAGGTTAGAGAATTAGACTGGCTATTTTCTGGATCCCGGGGACACAAAAGTATCAACAGAGTACCCAGCATGGCTCTAACCTGGCTTCTTGTGTCTTGCATACAGAGATTTTATGGAGAGAATGGGAGGATCTTTCTGTCCAGCCCTATGTGCTAGAGCAGGTCTCAAAAAACATGCCCCTCTTTGAATTTCGGGTGATGTCTTACAACATCCTGGCCCAAGACCTTGTGGAACAGAGTCTTGATCTCTACCTACACTGCCATCCAGACATCCTGAACTGGAACTACCGCCTTCCAAACCTTTTGCAGGAAATTCAGCACTGGGATCCTGATGTGAGTAATGACTAGCTTCTGCCATATTAGCATCACCAGAATTTGAGTTACTTGTTTTATCTAAcagcatgtcttttttttttttttttttttttttttttttaagaaaaaaaaaaagagagagagagagagcccCAGGAAGGGGCTGCCTGCTTGGCAACTTAGGACTAATGCCTCTGAGACTATCAGAGGCCTTGGGTGTAAGGTGTACTGTGTCCCTTTTGAACCTAGTCATACTTTGACAGCAGGGCTTAACTCCTTGGAGAGTAGAAGTGGATGAAGAGGTAATTGTTTTCAGGGAAAGGGACCAGGCTTACAAGGCAGCACAGAAGGTAAAGAGTACATATAAGAGGACTTAATGACTTTCTGTCTTGCCTGAGACCTCTTTGGGTGATGGACCTTCTGCTTCATCACTGGataactgaaagagaaattgatGTGACCCAGAAAGTTGTTTTCTAGCTGGGAAGTGCGGAACAGAGTTGCAGTGATGACTGTTCTAGTTGCAGAGTTAGTATGTGAATACACTCTTTCAGTTTCTTGCTTCCCCCCGAACAGGGTAGTTGGCAAATACTGATGGAGTGAGTGAGGTCTCTGCCTTCCTTCCAGGTTCTGTGTCTCCAGGAAGTACAAGAGAACCATTACTGGGAGCAGCTGGAACCGACGTTCAGGATGATGGGTATGTCCTGCTTCTTAGTGTCTGTAGCTCCATGGCAGCTGGCCACAGTGTTCTTCCTCTGTATGTCTTCACAGCCTTCAGTCTTGAGAGAGCTCTTCTCCCTGTTTCTTTGGGTAGCTGCTGGCCCTACTTCTGAACTCTCTGCCTAGACATTTTACCCTTTAATCTAGTTCTTATTCAGCTTCTTTTGTAACTGATCTTTCTCCCAGTTGACAGACTAGAGTAATGAAACTGAGATGGCTGGTCTGcgaagaaagaaaaaagactctTAATGATAAACTATGCTTATTGGGACAGAGCTGGGCATAATGCTGTGAGCCAAAGGAGTAGAGGTTGGACTTGCAGGCACTGGAGGCACCTGTCAGGTGCCCCAATGTTGCTTTGGGCTAGCAAGAACCAAGAGCTGAAGGAGGACTGATAGGGAATGTAAGTGCTACATTACTAAACAACCAGTGCTCTGCAAGTAGGCTTGCTTATTGGCCACTGAGAGCTGAGGACTTCTGTAGTTATAGCTCAGGGGTGTTGTAGAAAATAAGTTGACAATTAGCAAGATGCGAATGCATAGGTGTTGGAGAAAGCTTCTTCATGGCAAGTCTACTGGATTGAAGGTCATGCTCCTAAGATGTGTAGTAGGGACCTCTTCTGCTATATAGGCACTGAACCCTCCAGCTAATGGAAGTGGCCAGATAAACCTTCTAATGGGTGTTGGTTTCTCTTCAGGCTTTGCATGCTTCTATAAACGAAgaactgggaggaaaacagaTGGCTGTGCAGTATGCTATAAGCATAGCAAGTTCCAGCTGATTGGTGTCAGTCCAATAGAATATTTCCGGCCTGGTCTGGACATCCTCAATCGGGATAATGTGGGCTTGGTGCTGCTATTACAGCCCCTGCTCCCAGAAGAATTGGATCTGAAGATGGTCAGTCCCTTGTGTGTGGCCAACACTCATGTGTTGTACAATCCCCGGCGGGGAGACGTCAAACTTGCACAGATGGCCTTGCTCCTAGCAGAGATTGACAAGATTGCAAAAACTACAGAGGGCAGCCACTATCCTGTCATCTTGTGTGGTGACCTGAACTCTGTGCCTGATTCTCCATTGTACAAATTCATCCGGAATGGTCAGCTTTCCTACCATGGGATGCCAGCCTGGAAGGTAGGTGCTGAACAGAACTGGAATTTGATAGCTCTTTGCTGcatgctgctgcagaaatacaTAGCTATATTCTCCCTCTCGTGAGGAAATAGTCCCAATATTACAGTTGTCCAGGACTCTTCTGTTGTGCCTCCACACTGCTGAGGAAGGAAACAGACAAGTGTGTGCATGTTGTTTCCACCACTGCTCTTTTGGCTTCTCTTGAGGCAGACCAGTGAAAATACACCACTTAATTTCAGGTACTGATTGTCCCTTGCTATGGGGTTTTGATGACTGGAAGCAGAGCAGAGTACAAATTCACCAAGAGTTACTGGAATTTTATATGGGTATTTGATGTGAAAACTTTTGCACATGAAATGGGCATCTTCCTGTGGACCTTCCTGTGGTTACCTGTTACTGTGTATCCATGCTCAAATAGATTGTTTGCTTTCAAGCTAAatcattattttgcaaataGATGATACCTTGCAGACTTCTATCAGATGACGTTTAGCTAattgtgtgtctgtctgtcatCCGTATCTGAGGATTTGTTTTATCAGTGTACTACTGTATTCTGAATGGCTTATTTCCATGAAGGCATCCTGCCAGTTTGCTCTTGGCGAGTATATATGTTGCCTGTAGCTCGTAAAAGTTCTGTCCTGTTCTTGCTGACATTTCCTGTCCTGTTCTTGGCTTCCTTGCAGGTATCTGGACAGGAGGACTTTTCCCAACAGTTGCATCCACGGAAGCTACTGGCCCCACTGTGGCCAAGCTTGCTGGGTGTAACGGAGAACTGCCAATATGTCTCTCTGTGCCCATCAAAGAAATCGGGTGAGCTCCAGTGTGTACTGAGGACATGAGCTGGCTAGGGATGCACAGTGTGTGGGCCctgctcgctctctctctctaattACCTGGGGCATGTGTTGCGCTAGGCACTTGGCaaagattctctctctctcctatcCCTTTCCTTGATACATagtttaaatataatatttttggAGTTTGTCAGTATACCCCAATTTCTGCCATCTTCTTTCTCTAGTCAGGAAGTGAATGCTAAAACAACTTCGAGCTGCAGGTGTGTGTCAGAATGGATTTTGGGCAATGTTTAGGTGCTACGATTAGGAACCCGTTGCCAAAAGCCCACTTTTGGCATCACTACTGACTATCCTCTCCTCTAGTGAGGATTCAA carries:
- the ANGEL1 gene encoding protein angel homolog 1, with translation MIGTVLCYVLLPAARLLRALRDAFFICRKNVLLAKSASTQVEGLFAATEGRSVPEEQEALLQQWLEEGAGNLPASESAPAVGKVLATLASDWLEGSELLMTSLSDLNSAPEVTWCAGQQLTELHTLASSEPQDHAVAELGKLPAEETVAVVGSAPWAAVVPQADHQIVGCAAVDVEGQNEDPAVLAWSLAHDAEIVPVVPPAWTVQDVEQFPPLPTEVPYHEILWREWEDLSVQPYVLEQVSKNMPLFEFRVMSYNILAQDLVEQSLDLYLHCHPDILNWNYRLPNLLQEIQHWDPDVLCLQEVQENHYWEQLEPTFRMMGFACFYKRRTGRKTDGCAVCYKHSKFQLIGVSPIEYFRPGLDILNRDNVGLVLLLQPLLPEELDLKMVSPLCVANTHVLYNPRRGDVKLAQMALLLAEIDKIAKTTEGSHYPVILCGDLNSVPDSPLYKFIRNGQLSYHGMPAWKVSGQEDFSQQLHPRKLLAPLWPSLLGVTENCQYVSLCPSKKSDRHKYSRDFLLQFRFCDVACERPPQLILLEGVTDAKPDRPAHWPKHAAVVNDPDPQPFFPRSSGIIQHDLNLTSVYSHFLPQRGRPEVTTMPMGLGATVDYIFYSAEPVENGNTGSRRLYQDGALKLLGRLSLLSEDVLLMANGLPNPFCSSDHLCLLASFGLEISSLREG